In a genomic window of Staphylococcus taiwanensis:
- a CDS encoding hydroxymethylglutaryl-CoA reductase, degradative, which produces MKSLDKSFRHLTREDKLKQLVDYGWLTDDNYDVLLNHPMINEEVANSLIENVIGQGTFPVGLLPKIIVDDKEYVVPMMVEEPSVVAAASYGAKLVNHTGGFKTIKSERLMIGQIVFDGVHDTDDLAQAIQAIEPQIKQIAAEAYPSIIERGGGYRRIKIDTFPESYLLSLKVYVDTKDAMGANMLNTILEAITAHLKNEFPDRDVLMSILSNHATASVVSVQGEIDIQDLNKGERTGEEVAQRMERASVLAQVDIHRAATHNKGVMNGIHAVVLATGNDTRGAEASAHAYASRDGQYRGIATWEYDKARGRLIGTIEVPMTLAIVGGGTKVLPIAKASLELLNVASAQELGQVVAAVGLAQNFSACRALVSEGIQKGHMSLQYKSLAIVVGAQGDEIAQVADALKQEPKANTATAQRILEELRNK; this is translated from the coding sequence ATGAAAAGTTTGGACAAATCATTTCGACATTTAACTCGTGAAGATAAATTAAAGCAACTTGTTGATTATGGATGGCTAACAGATGACAATTATGATGTATTGTTAAATCATCCTATGATTAATGAAGAAGTGGCAAACAGTTTAATAGAGAATGTGATTGGACAAGGTACATTTCCAGTAGGCTTGTTACCAAAGATTATTGTTGATGATAAGGAATACGTAGTACCTATGATGGTTGAAGAACCGTCTGTAGTAGCTGCAGCCAGTTATGGTGCTAAACTTGTAAATCATACAGGTGGATTCAAGACAATTAAAAGCGAACGTTTAATGATTGGTCAAATTGTCTTTGACGGTGTACATGACACAGATGATTTAGCGCAAGCGATTCAAGCAATTGAACCACAAATTAAGCAGATTGCTGCAGAAGCATATCCATCTATTATTGAACGTGGGGGTGGTTATCGTCGTATTAAGATTGATACTTTCCCTGAAAGTTATTTATTATCACTGAAAGTATATGTCGACACGAAAGATGCGATGGGCGCCAATATGCTTAATACAATTTTAGAGGCAATAACTGCGCATTTGAAAAATGAATTCCCAGACCGTGATGTCTTAATGAGTATCTTATCAAATCATGCCACTGCATCTGTCGTGAGCGTTCAAGGTGAAATAGATATTCAAGATTTAAATAAAGGTGAACGTACCGGTGAAGAAGTAGCACAAAGAATGGAACGTGCGTCAGTACTTGCACAAGTCGATATTCACCGAGCAGCGACACATAATAAAGGTGTGATGAATGGTATACACGCAGTCGTGTTGGCAACAGGTAATGATACGCGTGGTGCTGAAGCAAGTGCACATGCATATGCGAGTCGCGATGGTCAGTATAGAGGTATAGCAACTTGGGAGTATGACAAAGCACGTGGTCGCCTCATTGGTACGATTGAAGTGCCAATGACATTAGCAATTGTTGGTGGTGGAACGAAAGTATTGCCTATCGCAAAAGCATCACTTGAATTGTTAAATGTAGCATCTGCACAAGAACTTGGCCAAGTTGTTGCAGCAGTAGGATTAGCTCAGAACTTTTCAGCATGTAGAGCGTTAGTTTCTGAAGGTATTCAAAAAGGCCATATGAGCTTACAATATAAATCATTGGCTATCGTTGTAGGTGCTCAAGGCGATGAAATCGCACAGGTAGCTGATGCGCTAAAACAAGAACCAAAAGCCAATACTGCAACAGCACAACGTATTTTAGAAGAATTACGTAATAAATAA
- a CDS encoding thiolase family protein, whose protein sequence is MKKIAIVSAKRTPIGRYKGKLRDYSAVELGTTALKGAIEAANIDPNIIQQVIFGNVLQSGVGQNPARQIAIKSGVPDTTPAMTINEVCGSGLKAIILGKQLIQLGEADVVAVGGVESMTNAPQLILKEGQEPVESFMNDGLTDAFHYVPMGVTAENIAEKYHITREMQDEFANNSQVKAAKATQDGKFSNEIIGMTDAEGEEMTSDEGVRPNSSVEKLATLKTIFKEDGTVTGGNASSINDGSSALILMEETYAKAHGFDILGIVGDYAEVGCDPQYMGYAPFYAVEKLLEKTDSKIDDVDIVEMTEAFAAQSIPVKDNLHIPDEKLNIYGGAIALGHPIGASGARLVTTLVNALEQEHKQTGIATACIGGGLGIALMIDKGE, encoded by the coding sequence ATGAAAAAAATTGCTATTGTAAGTGCAAAAAGAACGCCAATCGGCAGATATAAAGGGAAACTAAGAGATTATTCAGCAGTTGAACTTGGTACAACTGCATTAAAAGGCGCAATTGAAGCGGCAAATATTGATCCAAATATAATTCAACAAGTTATCTTTGGTAATGTATTACAAAGTGGTGTAGGTCAAAATCCAGCACGACAAATTGCAATCAAATCCGGTGTACCTGATACGACGCCTGCGATGACCATTAATGAAGTGTGTGGTTCAGGTCTTAAAGCCATTATTCTCGGTAAACAATTGATTCAATTAGGCGAAGCTGATGTAGTTGCAGTCGGTGGGGTTGAAAGTATGACAAATGCACCGCAATTAATTTTAAAAGAGGGACAAGAACCTGTTGAAAGTTTCATGAATGATGGTTTAACAGATGCGTTCCATTATGTACCAATGGGTGTGACAGCAGAGAATATCGCTGAAAAATATCATATCACACGTGAAATGCAAGATGAATTTGCTAATAACTCACAAGTGAAAGCAGCGAAAGCAACACAAGACGGTAAATTTAGTAATGAAATTATTGGAATGACTGATGCTGAAGGCGAAGAAATGACTTCTGACGAAGGCGTACGTCCGAATAGCAGTGTTGAAAAACTTGCGACATTAAAGACGATTTTTAAAGAAGATGGTACGGTAACTGGTGGTAATGCATCAAGTATTAATGACGGTTCATCAGCACTTATCTTAATGGAAGAAACATATGCTAAAGCGCATGGCTTCGATATCTTAGGTATCGTAGGTGATTATGCTGAAGTTGGTTGTGATCCTCAATATATGGGTTACGCACCATTCTATGCTGTTGAAAAGTTACTCGAAAAAACAGATAGCAAGATTGATGATGTTGATATTGTCGAAATGACCGAAGCCTTTGCTGCACAAAGTATTCCAGTTAAAGATAATCTACATATTCCAGATGAGAAATTAAATATCTATGGTGGTGCCATTGCATTAGGACATCCGATTGGTGCAAGTGGTGCACGTCTAGTAACAACATTAGTTAATGCGCTTGAGCAAGAGCACAAACAAACGGGTATTGCCACAGCTTGTATTGGCGGTGGCCTTGGTATCGCTTTAATGATTGATAAAGGGGAATAG
- a CDS encoding hydroxymethylglutaryl-CoA synthase, whose protein sequence is MTIGIDKINFYVPKYYVDMAKLAEARQVDPNKFLIGIGQTQMAVSPVSQDIVSMGANAAKDIITDDDKKHIGMVIVATESAIDNAKAAAVQIHNLLGIQPFARCFEMKEACYAATPAIQLAKDYLEKRPEEKVLVIASDTARYGIQSGGEPTQGAGAVAMVIAHNPGILALNDDAVAYTEDVYDFWRPTGHKYPLVAGALSKDAYIKSFQESWNEYARREGKSLSDFASLCFHVPFTKMGKKALDSIINDADETTQERLISGYEDAVYYNRYVGNIYTGSLYLSLISLLENRDLQSGQTIGLFSYGSGSVGEFFSATLVDSYEQHLDKEGHKALLNHRQEVSVEEYESYFKRFDDLAFDHDTEKTEDDKDIFYLESIDEDIRQYHRPE, encoded by the coding sequence TTGACTATAGGTATCGATAAAATTAACTTTTACGTCCCTAAATACTATGTAGACATGGCAAAGCTTGCAGAAGCACGCCAAGTTGATCCAAATAAATTCTTAATAGGTATTGGTCAAACCCAAATGGCGGTTAGTCCCGTATCACAAGATATAGTATCTATGGGGGCTAATGCTGCTAAAGATATTATAACAGATGATGATAAAAAACATATTGGAATGGTCATTGTAGCAACTGAATCTGCGATAGATAATGCTAAAGCAGCTGCAGTTCAAATTCATAATTTACTAGGCATTCAACCATTTGCACGTTGTTTTGAAATGAAAGAAGCATGTTACGCAGCAACACCTGCCATTCAACTTGCGAAAGATTATCTTGAGAAACGCCCTGAAGAAAAAGTATTAGTCATCGCTAGCGATACTGCACGTTATGGTATTCAATCTGGTGGCGAACCAACCCAAGGCGCTGGTGCCGTTGCTATGGTTATTGCACATAATCCAGGTATCTTAGCATTAAATGATGATGCCGTTGCTTATACAGAAGATGTCTATGACTTCTGGAGACCAACAGGCCATAAATATCCTTTAGTAGCTGGTGCGTTATCTAAAGATGCATATATTAAATCATTCCAAGAAAGTTGGAACGAATATGCACGTCGTGAAGGCAAATCATTATCTGACTTTGCATCACTATGCTTCCATGTGCCATTTACTAAGATGGGTAAAAAAGCTTTAGACTCAATCATTAATGACGCTGATGAAACGACACAAGAACGTTTAATTTCTGGCTATGAAGATGCTGTATACTATAACCGTTATGTAGGAAACATTTATACTGGTTCTTTATATTTAAGTTTAATTTCTTTACTTGAAAATAGAGACCTACAAAGCGGACAAACAATCGGTTTATTTAGTTATGGTTCTGGTTCAGTTGGTGAGTTCTTTAGTGCTACATTAGTAGACAGCTATGAACAACACCTTGATAAAGAAGGTCATAAAGCATTATTAAATCATCGCCAAGAAGTATCAGTAGAAGAATACGAATCATATTTCAAACGCTTTGATGATTTAGCATTCGACCATGATACTGAAAAAACAGAAGACGATAAAGACATTTTCTATTTAGAAAGTATCGATGAGGACATTAGACAATATCATCGTCCTGAATAA
- a CDS encoding YrhK family protein: protein MAGINKDDVDLHFNTNKFNDDDHAKQISFFYKALYQINDIVLGIIFLVGSFFFFSDSTMVAGTVLFVIGSLQMTARPVISFIHDLKLSKYYKQKYRELSKEINSK, encoded by the coding sequence ATGGCTGGTATTAATAAAGACGACGTGGATTTACACTTTAATACAAATAAATTTAATGATGATGATCACGCTAAGCAAATTTCATTTTTCTACAAAGCTTTATATCAAATCAATGACATTGTATTGGGTATCATCTTCTTAGTAGGCAGTTTCTTTTTCTTTAGCGACAGTACCATGGTCGCAGGAACGGTTCTATTTGTGATCGGTAGTTTACAAATGACAGCTAGACCTGTGATTTCATTTATCCATGATTTAAAACTATCTAAGTATTATAAACAAAAATATCGCGAATTATCGAAAGAAATTAACTCTAAATAA
- a CDS encoding methylated-DNA--[protein]-cysteine S-methyltransferase, whose amino-acid sequence MSYSMLYQSPVQNLEIISDGKSVTHLLYKYDSSELSHPTKSDLPVFEQVTQWLDNYFSGNNPTIDFKLEPKGTEFQRHVWDILQSIEYGDLKTYGDIAKEVGKRLNKPKMSAQAVGGAVGSNPISIIIPCHRVVGKDGSLTGYGGTINNKIKLLELEQVDMDSLYRPSHSTKP is encoded by the coding sequence ATGTCATATTCAATGCTTTATCAATCACCCGTACAAAATTTGGAAATCATAAGTGATGGCAAGTCGGTTACACACTTACTGTATAAGTATGATAGTTCAGAATTAAGTCATCCTACTAAGTCAGATTTACCAGTATTTGAGCAAGTAACGCAATGGTTAGATAACTATTTCTCAGGAAATAATCCTACTATTGATTTCAAGCTTGAACCTAAAGGAACCGAATTCCAACGACACGTGTGGGATATCTTACAATCTATAGAGTATGGAGACTTAAAAACATATGGTGACATTGCGAAAGAAGTTGGTAAACGTTTAAATAAGCCGAAAATGTCTGCACAAGCAGTAGGTGGTGCTGTGGGAAGTAATCCAATCTCCATTATTATTCCATGTCATCGCGTTGTCGGTAAAGACGGTAGTTTAACAGGATATGGTGGTACAATTAACAATAAAATAAAACTGCTCGAACTTGAACAAGTGGATATGGATTCATTATATAGACCATCACATTCGACGAAACCTTAA
- a CDS encoding CHAP domain-containing protein yields MKIKKLISRLLLATGIMFAGTFAYQNIEHTNVSHAASYNYYTKGQCTWWAYQRRAQLGKPVSNRWGNAKYWYYNAQRSGYRTGHTPKRYAVMQSTAGYYGHVAVVERVYGNGSILVSEYNYNRPNAYGTRYLSKAAASSYNYIY; encoded by the coding sequence ATGAAAATTAAAAAATTGATTTCACGTCTTTTATTAGCTACTGGCATTATGTTCGCAGGGACTTTCGCATATCAAAATATTGAACACACAAACGTATCTCACGCTGCTTCATATAACTATTACACGAAAGGTCAATGTACTTGGTGGGCATATCAACGTCGTGCTCAATTAGGTAAACCTGTATCAAATAGATGGGGTAACGCTAAATATTGGTATTACAATGCACAACGCTCTGGTTACAGAACTGGTCATACACCTAAACGCTACGCAGTTATGCAATCTACTGCAGGTTATTATGGTCATGTTGCTGTTGTTGAACGTGTTTATGGTAATGGAAGCATTTTAGTTTCAGAATATAACTACAATAGACCAAATGCATACGGCACTCGCTACCTAAGTAAAGCAGCCGCAAGTAGTTATAATTATATTTATTAA
- a CDS encoding sterile alpha motif-like domain-containing protein: MSFYEFMQNFVGDDTPLGELVNWINQDSNFPRTVKSQIEILSYFRNNPCPENIPVTIVKRALAVFNQFTNV, translated from the coding sequence TTGAGCTTTTATGAATTTATGCAAAATTTTGTTGGTGATGACACACCATTAGGTGAATTGGTAAATTGGATTAATCAAGATAGCAATTTCCCTAGAACAGTGAAGAGCCAAATAGAAATATTGTCATATTTTCGAAATAATCCATGCCCAGAAAACATACCCGTGACGATCGTTAAAAGAGCATTGGCTGTTTTTAACCAATTCACAAATGTATGA
- a CDS encoding LysR family transcriptional regulator, translating to MDIKHMKYFMEVVNQGGMTNASKSLYIAQPTISKAIKDIENELNMSLFDRQKRYLVLTDAGKVFYKKCEEIIALYDNIPFEINGLLGLETGHINIGMSAVMDMQQFIYILGEFHKLYPNVTYSLNESGGKSIETRLINDQIDIGITTIPIDENIFDYLSLYSEDLRLVVSEEHELATRESVTMAELKNEDFILFNEDFYLNDKIIAAAKNAGFIPNTVSNVSQWNFIEYLLLAHLGVSILPEHIANMLKENIKSIKIEDTGMSWELGAVWKKDKLLSHATSKWINFMSERLKYD from the coding sequence TTGGATATCAAACATATGAAATATTTTATGGAAGTAGTTAATCAAGGTGGTATGACAAATGCGTCAAAATCTTTATATATAGCACAGCCAACGATTAGTAAGGCGATTAAAGACATTGAGAATGAACTCAATATGTCCTTGTTTGATCGTCAAAAGCGTTATCTTGTATTAACGGACGCTGGTAAAGTCTTTTACAAGAAATGTGAAGAAATTATCGCACTATATGATAATATTCCGTTTGAAATCAATGGCTTATTAGGATTAGAAACTGGACATATTAATATTGGAATGTCAGCAGTAATGGATATGCAACAATTTATCTATATCCTTGGAGAGTTCCATAAACTTTATCCAAATGTTACATATAGTTTAAATGAAAGTGGCGGTAAATCGATTGAAACACGTCTCATTAATGATCAAATTGATATCGGTATTACCACGATTCCAATTGACGAGAATATCTTTGATTATCTCTCACTATACAGTGAAGATTTAAGATTAGTTGTTAGTGAGGAACATGAACTTGCTACACGCGAATCAGTGACTATGGCTGAACTGAAAAATGAAGACTTCATACTCTTTAATGAAGATTTCTATCTTAATGATAAAATCATCGCAGCTGCTAAAAATGCTGGCTTTATTCCAAATACAGTTTCAAATGTTTCACAATGGAACTTCATAGAATATTTATTACTTGCACATTTAGGTGTGAGTATCTTGCCAGAACATATCGCTAATATGCTGAAAGAGAATATTAAAAGTATCAAGATTGAAGATACAGGTATGAGTTGGGAATTAGGCGCAGTATGGAAAAAAGACAAATTATTAAGTCATGCAACATCAAAATGGATTAATTTCATGAGCGAACGCCTAAAATATGATTAA
- a CDS encoding magnesium transporter CorA, with protein sequence MSLTIRYLNEENYFQKTQDVNQVPNTSKLIWYDFTQPTERERQILVEQFKITSHRIKESVYTISRPKFNVNHHQSEKYLVLHAIDDANFSAKPISITVQKNKLITIHEDVIDEIHRMEHDIHNGTLYATADELAVQLLDEITSSYFKYVNTVEDTVFSFENKNVDSVNNKKMMQDVYDIRSQIIKLKRVLIPMEEMLEDFENYDFQDSANHIKILIQHIHSRLDRQKDTLIACEQITDDIKDNNESYRSNRINGVMNVLTIISSIFFPLSFLTGWYGMNFSYMPELNWHYSYFVFIAISIIVVLSLVLLFKKKKWF encoded by the coding sequence GTGTCACTAACCATACGCTATTTGAATGAAGAGAATTATTTTCAAAAAACACAAGATGTGAATCAAGTACCTAATACATCAAAACTCATTTGGTATGATTTCACACAACCTACGGAACGTGAGCGCCAAATCCTTGTTGAGCAATTTAAAATTACAAGTCATAGAATTAAAGAATCTGTATATACTATTTCACGTCCCAAATTTAATGTTAATCATCATCAAAGTGAAAAATATCTAGTCTTACATGCTATTGATGATGCAAACTTTAGTGCTAAGCCTATTAGTATTACAGTGCAGAAGAATAAACTGATAACGATTCATGAAGATGTGATAGATGAAATTCATAGGATGGAACATGATATTCATAATGGCACGCTATATGCTACAGCTGACGAACTAGCTGTACAATTACTTGATGAAATTACAAGTAGTTACTTCAAATATGTAAATACTGTAGAAGATACAGTCTTTTCTTTTGAAAATAAAAATGTCGATTCTGTTAATAACAAGAAGATGATGCAAGATGTGTACGATATACGATCACAAATTATTAAGCTTAAACGTGTGTTAATACCAATGGAAGAAATGTTAGAAGACTTTGAAAACTATGACTTTCAAGATAGTGCTAATCATATAAAAATATTAATTCAGCATATTCATAGTCGTTTAGATAGACAAAAAGATACACTGATCGCATGCGAACAAATTACCGATGATATTAAAGATAACAATGAATCATATCGTTCTAATAGAATAAATGGCGTGATGAATGTCTTAACGATTATTTCATCCATATTCTTTCCTTTATCATTTTTAACAGGATGGTATGGAATGAACTTCTCGTATATGCCGGAACTCAATTGGCATTATAGTTATTTTGTCTTTATAGCTATTTCTATTATTGTAGTACTATCACTTGTATTGCTTTTCAAAAAGAAAAAATGGTTCTAA